In the Sus scrofa isolate TJ Tabasco breed Duroc chromosome 6, Sscrofa11.1, whole genome shotgun sequence genome, one interval contains:
- the ID3 gene encoding DNA-binding protein inhibitor ID-3 (The RefSeq protein has 1 frameshift compared to this genomic sequence): MKALSPVRGCYEAVCCLSERSLAIARGRGKGPAAEEPLSLLDDMNHCYSRLRELVPGVPRGTQLSQVEILQRVIDYILDLQVVLAEPAPGPPDGPHLPIQTAELAPELVISNDQTTFCH, from the exons ATGAAGGCGCTGAGCCCTGTCCGCGGCTGCTACGAGGCGGTGTGCTGCCTATCGGAACGCAGCCTGGCCATCGCGCGGGGCCGCGGCAAGGGTCCAGCAGCTGAGGAG CTGAGCCTGCTTGATGACATGAACCACTGCTACTCGCGTCTCCGGGAACTGGTACCCGGAGTCCCGCGAGGCACTCAGCTTAGCCAGGTGGAAATCCTGCAGCGCGTCATCGACTACATCCTCGACCTGCAGGTGGTCCTGGCCGAGCCCGCTCCCGGACCCCCAGACGGCCCGCATCTTCCCATCCAG ACAGCCGAGCTCGCTCCGGAACTTGTGATCTCCAATGACCAAACGACCTTCTGCCACTGA